catggcattataacatttcaatttgatttgagttgggcaggacttaagatttctctgtaggaatgctttgactgatagagctttggatgtgatgttagtaatgtgtgtgaaccaagacaagtcattggtgattgtaactcctaaatatttagTAGATGAAACTTCTTGGATAGAGATGTCATTAATGGTGTAGTTGTAGGTGATCGGATTGTGTTTACGAGTGATTCTCATGAATACACTTTTATCAGGATTAAAAAACATACCAGATCTAGTGCCCCATTGTGATAAGGAGTTgagatcattttgaagtgataaacAGTCGGATGTAGAGTGAATAACAGTATAAAGTATGGTATCATCAGCATACAGACCAATGTTGGCATTGATAGATAATGGGAGGTCATTAATATGTAACAATCTTTAATAACACTCTGAATAGCACTCACACTACAGTCACAAGCACGTGTACAATCTCGAATGTTCCATACATATATATTCTCTAATTATAGATGCGAACTATTACAACTATTGGTGTGTGCATAACATCAGTACTACACATGTCCCCCCTCAGTAGAAGCTTGTCCTCAAGCTTAAATTCAAGTTGGCTGTTCTATGTATCTTAATGGTGGCCGTCTGGTTCTCACCGGATATCTTCGAGAAATTGGTTCTGGACTATTGTCTATATAGTGGTCCACTTCAGGAGGCCTCCAGGTTCTAGTCTGGTCATTGTGCAACACAGTAGTATCACTGGGACTTGGTTGAAGTCTGTGGCGGAGTCTATTTACATGAACAACCTTGGATGTAGTACCATTAGAGATCTCCATAACAAGTGGTCTTTTCACTGCTGTTATAGTCCATTTACCATCCCAGCGAGGGTCTAACTTCCGTGCTGTGGGTACTGATAGCCACACATGATCTCCAACTGTAAAGTGCCGTGTTAGTGAGTGCTTGTTATAGTTAATTCTTTGTCTGCTAGCCGATTCTACAAGATTTGCTTCTACAAAATCACACATTTCAGCAAGTTTTGCTTGCAGGTGGGATGGATATGAAGCAGTATCAAAAGAATTGAGCTGTTCAAAAGGGATTGGCTTCGGGGGTCTTCCATACATCAGCTCAAAGGGAGAATATCCGGTCGAAGAATGTATGGCTGTGCGGTACGCATATAGCACTAGTGGAAGGTACATTTCCCATTCTTGCTTCACTTGAACATACGAGCGCAACATCTGCAATAGTGATCGATTAAATCTTTCGACCATCCCATCTCCTTGTGGGTGGTACGCAGTAGTATGGGACTTGCTGGTTCCAAACGCCTTGAGAGTTTCTCTGAGAAGAAGACTTTCAAAATTACGCCCTTGGTCTGAGTGAAGGACTGCTGGCATGCCTAGTGAACAGAATATCTTGGTAACAGCTGAAACGATTCGAGCAGCAGTTTGATCTGGCATTGGAACTACTTCCACCCACTTTGTGAAATAGTCTTGTAAAACAAGGAGGTAGCGGTTATTGTTTGATGACACAGGTACCTCCAGAACATCAATCGCAACCATTTGCCATGGTCTTCCAATTGGAATACTAGTCATAGGTGCTCGAATTGGAGCAGGTGGTTTGGACTCATTGCACTTGACACATTCTCTACAATACTGCTCAACATCACGTGACATTGATACCCAAAAGGCTTCCTGGTGTAACTTATGGAGCGACTTTTCATAGCCTAGATGGCCTCCAACAGGATCATCATGACACCGACGCAAAGCATCAATTTGAAGGTTAGGAGGGAGGAGTGGTACTGTAACCATGTTAGCTGAAGAGCTTGGGTGGTACCGTCTGCACACAACACCACTGACCAGATGTAACTGTGACCATAACTGCTTATATCGATGAAGTGGTGGGCATCGCCATTGTCTACCAGACGGTGGAACTGAACCTGCCATCAGCGTGTTGTATATCTGAGTGATGTATCAAAATCAAATTCTTGTATAGCTATTGTCCAGCGTTGAAGCATACCTTCCATTTTCTGAGATCCCAACCATTGCAATGGAGCATGGTCGGTGACAAGATGAAACTTTCTGCCCAATAGGTAGTGCCGGAACTGCTTTAAAGCATAAACAATTGCTAGACATTCTCTTTGAATCACACTGTAGTTTTGTTCAGACTTTGAAAGCGTACGGCTAGCATAGGCAATGACATGATTGTTCTGTTCAAGGACTGCACCGAGGCCATAAGCACTAGCATCTGTTTGCAATACAAAGGGGTTGGCATTAATGCTAACATCAGGATATGCCAGAACAGGAGCATTACTAAGGGCACATTTCAGCTGTTTGAAAGCTGTATCACAGCTTGCCGTCCATTCATAAGTAACCCCTTTATGTGTTAAATTAGTCAGTGGTGCTGCGATAGTAGAAAACTGAGCAATATAACGCCTATAATATGATGCGAGTCCTAGAAATTTACGTAAGGATGAAGCATCGGTTGGAGCAGGCCAATTGTTGACTGCTTGGACTTTGCTGTTATCTGGAATTAAGCCCGATTTGGTGAACTGATGACCAAGATAATTCACCTGTGACACTGCTATGGTGCACTTGCGACCCCGGAGAGTTAACCCTGCCTCACTAAGTCTATGGAATACTTGCTGCAAGTGAGATTTATGGTCTTTCATATTCTTGGAATGCACCAATACATCATCAATGTAGGTTGTAACAAAAGGAAGACCACGCATAACCTTGTCCATGAGACGTTGGAAGGATCCTGGCGCTCCAGTGAGACCGAATGGCATCTGCTTAAATTGGTACAGTCCCATACCAGGGCCAGGACAGAAGGCCGTCTTGTGAATGTCTCCTGGATACACTGGTAACTACCAATAGCCACACTGGAGATCTAAAGTAGTAAAGACTGAGCATCCTGCCAATTGATCCTGCACCTCATCTACAAGTGGGAGAGGATAAGCATCTTTAACAGTACGCTTATTTAACTCCCTATAATCAACACATAGGCGTATTTCACCTGATTTCTTGGGCACGAACACTGCTGGTGCCATCCATGGACTGGAGCTTTCTTCTATAATGCCTTgcttcaacatctggtggatcTGTTGTTCTATAGTGGCTTTGTAGTGTACTGGAATCCGACGTGGTGGGACACGTACTGGGGACCCTTGTGTGGGTATCTGATGACAGGCAAGAGTAGTAGACCCTGGAACAGTATGAAATAAATTATTGTACTCGTTCACTACATCCATGAAAAATTCTGGGACATGTGAAGGGTATTCATAGGAGGTGGGTCCCCCAAACAATGGAATGACAGCCTCATTAACAATGTTTACTGCAGGATCCTCCACAGCCATTACTGCACAAAACTTAGCTCGCCTGAGTCGTTCCGCCTGTAAGAGTGGTTCCACTTCTGCAGTAGTATCAGGAGGATCTGCCAGGGACGTCGACTTGGAGCTACTGAAGGAGAGTGTAACAGGATTAGTGGAGAAGTCCAGGATAAGACTATGTTCCTGCAGGAAGTCAACCCCCAAAATAACTGGTGTGATTAGCTTATTCACAACACTGAACTGGTGAGTGATAGCTGATGTATTTACTCTGATAGATAACTCTACACAATCTATCACTTGTAGGGGTTGGCCAGATGCAGTAACAAGATTGTGTGGTGGTAGTGGGAGGTGCTGATCAGCTGTCACAGTGGATAGTGTATCTTGCCTGATAAGTGAAATAGTTGAGCCAGAGTCTAACATTGCTTCAACCAATTTACTACCAATAGTGATGtttataattgaattattatatCTCACTGCTGCAACTGTTATAACATTATGGTGGCCTAAGGTCGGGGACGCCTGGCGGCCTGACCAGACATCCCGTTGAAGTTTCCCTGGTTGATTTGCCAGCAATCTCTTTCGATGTGGCCTATCTTGCCACAGTTGAAACAACGACGGGGTGGGCGTGTCTGAGACTGGTACACCAAACATTGACGCTGAATGTGACCAGGCTGGTTACAATAAAAGCAGCGTATAACTGGCTTCCTTGGGGTCTGGTTAACTCTAAGTGCAGCTACTTGATCAGTAAGCAGGGCCATCTGTTCACGCAAAACCGAGAGCTCATTTGTTTGCTCTACCATTGTGGCTGTTTGCTGCGGCTGGCGATTCTCCATCGTAAGTAATAAACGCGCTCGTTCCATTACTTTATCCAAGTCGGAAGTTTCACCTGAGGCACGTATTTGCATGCTAATTGGATTGGGTAAGCCCGCTAACAGCTGGTGAAGCAAAAGCTGCTTACGCGCAGCTGTATCGAGTCCTGGCATAGCCCCATTAAGCAGTTTCTTAAGATCATGTAAAAAAACAGATAATGACTCACCGGGTCGAAGATTTCGTTGGTGAAATTCTTCGAGAGAAATAAATTCCATCGGCATCATACTCTTACACAAGTGCTCCTTGGCCTTCTTATAATCTTTCTTGTCGTCGTCGCTCAATTCTAACCAAACAGCCAAAGCCTCTCCTTCTAACAGTGTCGGTAGTTTCACAGCTTTGACTTCGTCGTTCCAGGAGTTGGCGGCACAACATATTTCAAATCGCTGAAACCACTCCGTAACATCTCCAGTGGAGAACGGCTTCGGAATACTGATGTGTCTCTCTGCCATTAGAACCGGCCTCTGCTACCAATGTAACAATCTTTAATAACACTCTGAATAGCACTCACACTACAGTCACAAGCACGTGTACAATCTCGAATGTTCCATACATATATATTCTCTAATTATAGATGCGAACTATTACAACTATTGGTGTGTGCATAACATCAGTACTACAaatataacataaaaataatagagGGGCTAAGATTGTTCCTTGGGGGACACCCGAGTTAACTGCATGTGACTCACTGGTTGAACCGTCAAGAGTTACTTGTTGATGCCTACCGATGAGGAAGTTTTGTAGCCATGTTAGTAGTTCCCCTCTAATACCATAGTAGGATAATTTGTTACATAAACGGTGATGGGGgactttatcaaatgccttagatAGATCTAGAAAAATGATGTCAATTTGAAAGCCAGAGTCAAGAGATTTAGAAATGTTGTTTACGGTAGGAATAAGTTGTGATTCACATGATCTTCTAGGTCGGAAACCATGTTGTTGGTCGCAGAGGATATTTATTGCTTCTAGGTGAGAGAAGAGATGAGTGTGAATTAGGCGCTCCATGATCTTGCAGCTGATACTGGTTAGCGATATTGGTCTGTAATTGGATGCAAGTGTTTTGTCTCCTTTTTTGAATACAGGTACAATATTAGCACTTTTCCAGTCCATGGGAAGTTCTCCTTGATGAAGTGATGAATTGATGATCAGAGTTAGTACTGGAGCAATTTCTTGAGAGGCTAATTGTAATAAGTGTGATGGGATTTTGTCTGGTCCTGGTGCTTTATGAACATCCAAAGTTGTTAGGAGCTGGGAGACATCAGCATAAGTAATGGAAATAGGTTGTATATCAGGATAAGGGCTTTCATCTGGTGTGAGAGTACACTGGGTGTCTTCGGTGGTAAACACTGAGCTAAAATAATCGTTGAGGATATTAGCTTTGTGGGTAGAATCAGTGATGGTATGACCATTATGTGACAGTGGGGGTATTCCAACGTGATCCAATTTTTGCTTTTTGATATATGACCATAGTTTTTTGAATTAGCTGTGGAACTGGAGTCAATGAGCTTCGAAAAGTAGTCATTATAGGCTTGACGGCATTCTTTTTTAGCTAAATTTTTGAGAGCTTTATAATATTGCCAGGCGGCAGGTGAGCGTGTTCGGCGATACTGAGCATAAGCTCGCTTCTTTCTTCTACAAATTCTTTTAATGTAGGTGGTGATCCATGGTCGGTTTGATGTCTTGTTCGAAGATAACTTGCTAGGAACCAAAGTGTCCAGACAGAAGTGACAAGCAGATTTAAAGTCAGTCCACAACTGGTTGATTGGTGTGTCAGTGGTGTTGGAATGCAGATATTCATTGCTAAAGTCATAAAAGAAGTTTC
This portion of the Dysidea avara chromosome 12, odDysAvar1.4, whole genome shotgun sequence genome encodes:
- the LOC136241612 gene encoding uncharacterized protein, encoding MFGVPVSDTPTPSLFQLWQDRPHRKRLLANQPGKLQRDVWSGRQASPTLGHHNVITVAAVRYNNSIINITIGSKLVEAMLDSGSTISLIRQDTLSTVTADQHLPLPPHNLVTASGQPLQVIDCVELSIRVNTSAITHQFSVVNKLITPVILGVDFLQEHSLILDFSTNPVTLSFSSSKSTSLADPPDTTAEVEPLLQAERLRRAKFCAVMAVEDPAVNIVNEAVIPLFGGPTSYEYPSHVPEFFMDVVNEYNNLFHTVPGSTTLACHQIPTQGSPVRVPPRRIPVHYKATIEQQIHQMLKQGIIEESSSPWMAPAVFVPKKSDEVQDQLAGCSVFTTLDLQCGYW